The genome window AGCCCCCACGCCCCCGACGCACCCAGGACGAGGACGCCGATGTCTCACCTTCGCGCACCCGCCGCACGCGAAGACCGCCGCCAGGGCGGGCGGCACGGGCGGCCGGCCGCCCACGCGGTCCTCCCGCACCCCGAGATCCGGATACGGCCCCAGCTGTGGCGGCTGGCCGTCCTGCCGCCGCTCGCGGTGGCCCTCGCCGCCTGCGCCGCCGTGCTCTTCGCGGTCCGTACCACCGGCGCACGCCCCACCCTCGCGCTCTGGGCCGTGCTCGCGGGCTCCTCGGAGTCACCGTGGTGGGCATCGTGATCGCCGCCGTGGCCGCCGAGCGCGCCGCCCGGTCCGTGACCGGCCGGCTCGACGCGTTGCGCCGCGAGAGCGCCCGCGACGAGGCCGACCTGCGCGCCCTCGTGGAAGCGCTGCGCCACGGCGAGGCGCCGCCCGTGCGTGCGCCGCGCGGCACACCCGCCGCCGACGCCGACGAGTTCGAACAGCTCGCCGCGGAGCTGGCACGCGCCCACGACGGCGCCGTCGCCGCGGTCGTCCAGGCGGCACAGCTCTCCAGCCGGGCGGACAGCGAACAGAAGCTCGAGGTGTTCCTGAACCTCGCACGGCGGTTGCAGTCGCTCGTCCACCGGGAGATCTCCATCCTGGACGAGCTGGAGAACGACATCGAGGACCCCGATCTGCTCAAGGGCCTCTTCCACATCGACCACCTCGCCACCCGCATCCGGCGCCACGCCGAGAACCTCGCCGTGCTCGGCGGCGCCGTCTCCCGCCGGCAGTGGAGCAACCCGGTCCCCATGACCGAGGTGCTGCGCTCCGCGACCGCCGAGGTCGAGCAGTACACGCGGGTCCGGCTCGTGCCGCCGGTCGACGGCAGCCTGCGCGGACACGCCGTGGCCGACGTGATCCACCTGCTGGCCGAACTCGTCGAGAACGCCACGGTGTTCTCGCCGCCGCACACCCAGGTGGTGCTGCGTGCCAGTCTCGTCACCTCGGGACTCGCCGTGGAGGTCGAGGACCGAGGGCTCGGCATGCCCCAGGCCGAGCAGAACAAGATGAACGCCCTGCTCGCCGACCCGGACCAGTTCAGCGTCGCCGGTCTGCTGACGGACGGCCGCATCGGCCTGTTCGTGGTCTCCCAACTCGCCCGCCGGCACGGCATCCACGTCCGGTTGCAGACCAACATCTACGGCGGTGTGCAGGCCGTGCTCGTCCTGCCGCAAGGGCTGCTCGGCCCGGCACCGGGCGCGGCCGCGACGATGACACCGGTGGCACCGCAGGGCACCGCGGTCGCTACGGGCGCCCGGAGCACCGGAGGCGCATCCGACTCCCGGAGTGCGGCGACCCCGACCAGCCCCCGGGACACGGCCAATGCCGCGAACCCGTGGCCCACGGTCACCGCGGCCTACCCGCACACCACGGCCGTCGCCGCCCCGCCGCACACCCGTCCCATCCGCCATCCCTACGCCCCGGCGTCCGAACACCCCGCACCCCACGAACCGCGCCGCACGGCACCCGCGGGCATCCCGGCCGACCCCGTCAGGACCCCGTTGCCCGTCCGCGACACCGACGCACCACGGTCCACCCCCGCCGAGGCCCGGCCCGGCATCAGCCCCGCCGACCGCGCGACCCTCGCCGAGGAGGCGACCAGACCGACGGTGCCGCGCCCCGACGCGGCGAGCGCGGCCCTGGGCAGACCCTCGCTGCCGCGCCGCCGCGCCCAGGAACACCTCGCGCCTCAGCTCCGCGGCGGCCCCACCCCGCCCGTCCACCAGGACGCCGACCGGTACACCGGCCACGACCCCGGCCTGATGGCCGCGTTCCGACGGGGCATCGGCCTCGCGGAAGCCCTGCGTGAGTCGACCCCGCCCGAACATGACCTGACAGACCGTCACGACGGGAGCGCTCCGGCCGGATGACCGCCCCGACCCCTCCCGCTTCCGCAGACCCACGTACCCCAAGGAGTCGATCCACCATGGCGAGCGAAGCGCCTACCGCCCAGGCTCATGACCTCGACTGGCTGATGAGCGGCCTCGTCCAGCGCGTACCGCACACCACGAGCGCGGTCCTCCTCTCCTGCGACGGGCTGGTGAAGGCCGGACACGGCCTCGACCCGGACGGCGCCGACCACATGGCCGCCCTCGCCTCCGGCCTCTACGCCCTCGGCCGCAGCGCCGGCGTCCGCTTCGGGGACGGCGGTGACGTACGGCAGGTCGTCGTCGAACTCGACGCGACCCTGCTGTTCGTCACCACCGCCGGCTCCGGCACCTGTCTCGCCGTCCTGGCCGACCGCGAGGCCGACGCGGCGGTCCTCGGCTACGAGATGGCGATGCTCGTCAAGAGTGTGCGACCGTACCTGACGACCGCGCCCCGCCGAAGCGTCGAACAGTCCACGGCGACGCGGCCTTGAGCATCACCACGGCCGGTGACGGCCCCTGGCTCGACGACGCGGCCGGGCGGCTGGTGCGTCCTTACACGATCAGCAACGGCCGCACCCGCCCGACCGCCGCGCTCGACCTCCTGTCACAGGTGAGGGCCACCGGATCAACCCCCCTCGGCCCACTCGGCCCGGAGCACGCCCAAGCGCTCGGACTGTGCCGTTCGGCCGTCCCGGTCGCCGAGGTCGCCGCCCACCTGAGGCTGCCGGCGGCGGTCACGAAGGTGCTGCTGTCCGACCTCGTCGACTGCGGGGCGCTCACCACCAAGCCCCCCGCACACCACCACAACCCCACCGACCGGTCCCTTCTGGAGGCAGTGCTCGATGGACTACGACGACAGCTCTGATCCCTTCCCCACCGCGCTGAAGATCCTGGTGGCGGGAGGGTTCGGCGTCGGCAAGACGACCTTCGTGGGAGCGGTGAGCGAGATCGCGCCGCTGAGCACGGAGGAACTGCTCACCACGGCCGGCGCCGCCACCGACCGCCTCGACGGCATCGAGGGCAAGGTCGAGACGACGGTGGCGATGGACTTCGGCAGGATCACCCTGGACCCGAAGCATGTGCTGTACCTGTTCGGGACGCCCGGGCAGGAACGCTTCTGGTTCATGTGGGACGAGCTGTCGGAGGGCGCGCTCGGCGCGGTGATCATCGCCGACACCCGGCGCCTGGAGGACTGTTTCGCCGCCGTCGACTTCTTCGAGCGCCGCGGCCTCGGATTCATCGTCGCCGTCAACGAGTTCGACGGCGCCCACCGCTACGACCCGCAGGAGGTGCGCGCCGCCCTCGACCTGGATCCCGGGGTCCCCGTGGCGCGCTGCGACGCCCGGATCTCCAGCTCCGGGATTCAGACCCTGCTCACGCTCGTCCGCCACCTGCTCGCCCAGACGCCGGCACCCGCCACGAGCCGCGGAGCCCGCGCATGAGACTGAGCCGACTGCTCCTGACCCCTCAGGACGTGGACGCCCCCGAGCGCGTTCGCAGGCTGCGCCGACTCGGCCTCGGGGAGCGCGCGGAACCGGAGTTCGACGCCTTCGCGGACCGGCTCGCGGGGCTCGCCGAGGTGCCGTACGCCATGGTCACCTTCGTGCAGGAACACCGTCAGTACTTCGCGGGACTCCACCAGCCCGACGACCGCCCCCTCACCGCGCCCGCGGACCCGGACGGCGAGTCCGGCGAACCGGCCCGCCACCTGGGCCGCGAGTACGGCTTCTGCCCGCATGTGGTCGTCCGGCGCAAGGCCCTGGTGCTGGAGGACGTCCGTGACTACTCCCGCTTCGCCGGCAATCCGCTCGTCGACGAAGCCGGCGTCCGCTCCTACCTGGGCGCCCCGCTCATGGACGGCACGGGCATCGCTCTCGGCACGGTCTGCGCCCTCGATGTGCGACCGCGCCCCTGGGGTCGCGCGGGCCTGGACACCATCAAGTCGCTGGCGGCGGAGCTCGCCGAGCGGATCACCGTCAGGGAGAGGGGTGATGCCGAGCGCGCCTGAGGGCAGGACCCCGGCGGTGCGGAAGCGCGGGGCGTGAAGGAAAGCTGCGGTCGCGCTTAAGAAATCCTCGATGGACCGCCGATCCCCGATGCGGCAGATTTCTGAGCGACTTCACATCCTTCCCCCGGCGCGGGCGCCTTCGGCATGCCCGGCGCCGGGCCCCACTCCCAGGAGCCGTAGCGTTGAAGGCGCTGGTCAAGGACAAGGCGGAACCAGGGCTCCGGCTCATGGACGTTCCGGAGCCCGCCGTCGGCCCGGGCGAGGTACTGATCAAGGTGCTGCGGACCGGGATCTGCGGAACCGACCTGCACATCCGCGCGTGGGACGGCTGGGCCCGGCAGGCGATCCGCACGCCCCTGGTCGTCGGGCACGAGTTCGTGGGCGAGGTCGTCGCCACCGGACGGGACGTCACCGATGTGGGCGTCGGTGACCGGGTCAGCGGCGAGGGCCACCTGGTGTGCGGTAAGTGCCGCAACTGCCTCGCCGGGCGCCGCCATCTGTGCCGGGCGACCGTCGGGCTCGGTGTCGGGCGGGACGGCGCGTTCGCCGAGTTCGTGGTGCTGCCCGCCACGAACGTGTGGGTGCACCGCGTCCCCGTCGACCTCGATGTCGCCGCGATCTTCGACCCGTTCGGCAACGCCGTGCACACGGCCCTGTCCTTCCCACTGGTCGGCGAGGACGTCCTGATCACCGGTGCCGGTCCGATCGGCCTGATGGCCGCCGCCGTGGCCCGGCATGCGGGCGCCCGCAACGTCGTCATCACCGACGTCAGCGAGGAGCGCCTGGACCTCGCCCGCAAGATCGGCGTCAGCCTCGCCCTGAACGTCTCCGAGGTGACCATCGCCGACGGCCAGCGCGAACTCGGCCTGCGCGAGGGCTTCGACATCGGCCTGGAGATGTCCGGTCGCCCCGAGGCGATGCGCGACATGATCGCCAACATGACGCACGGCGGCCGCATCGCGATGCTCGGCCTGCCGTCCCAGGAGTTCCCCGTCGACTGGGCGCGCATCGTCACCTCGATGATCACCATCAAGGGCATCTACGGCCGCGAGATGTTCGAGACGTGGTACGCGATGTCCGTCCTGCTGGAGGGCGGCCTCGACCTGTCACCCGTGATCACCGGCCGGTACGACTACCGCGACCACGAGGCCGCGTTCGCCGACGCGGCGAGCGGCCGCGGCGGCAAGATCATCCTCGACTGGACCGCGTAACTCCCTCCCGGCGTAAGCACTTTTAGGAGCCTCTCCATGTTCGACTCCGTGCGCGACGACCTGCGCGCCACCCTCGACGAGATCCGCGCCGCCGGGCTGCACAAGCCCGAGCGCGTGATCGGCACCCCGCAGTCCGCGACCGTCGGCGTCACCGCGGGCGGCCGCCCCGGCGAGGTGCTCAACTTCTGCGCCAACAACTACCTCGGGCTCGCCGACCACCCCGAGGTGATCACCGCCGCCCACGCGGCGCTGGACCGCTGGGGCTACGGGATGGCGTCGGTGCGCTTCATCTGCGGTACCCAGGAGGTCCACAAGGAGCTGGAGGCGCGCCTTTCGGCCTTCCTCGGCCAGGAGGACACCATCCTGTACTCCTCCTGCTTCGACGCCAACGGCGGTGTGTTCGAGACCCTTCTCGGCGAGCAGGACGCGGTCATCTCCGACGCCCTCAACCACGCCTCGATCATCGACGGCATCCGCCTGTCCAAGGCCCGCCGCTTCCGCTACGCCAACCGCGATCTCGCCGATCTGGAAAGGCAGTTGAAGGAGGCCACCGAGGGTGGTGCCCGCCGCAAGCTGATCGTTACCGACGGCGTGTTCTCCATGGACGGCTACGTGGCCCCGCTGCGCGAGATCTGCGACCTCGCGGACCGCTACGACGCCATGGTGATGGTGGACGACTCGCACGCCGTCGGCTTCGTCGGCCCCGGCGGCCGGGGCACCCCCGAGCTTCACGGCGTCATGGACCGCGTCGACATCGTCACGGGCACCCTCGGCAAGGCGCTGGGCGGCGCCTCCGGTGGTTACGTCGCCGCCCGTGCCGAGATCGTCGCCCTGCTGCGCCAGCGCTCCAGGCCGTACCTCTTCTCCAACACCCTCGCCCCGGTGATCGCCGCGGCCTCCCTCAAGGTGCTCGACCTGCTGGAGTCCGCGGGCGACCTGCGCGAGAAGCTGAACGAGAACACCGCTCTCTTCCGCCGCCGGATGACCGAGGAGGGCTTCGACATCCTGCCGGGCGACCACCCGATCGCCCCGGTCATGATCGGCGACGCCGCGAAGGCCGGACGCTTGGCCGAGCTGCTCCTGGAGCGGGGCGTGTACGTCATCGGCTTCTCCTACCCGGTGGTCCCGCAGGGCCAGGCCCGGATCCGGGTGCAGCTGTCCGCGGCGCACTCCACGGACGACGTCCACCGCGCCGTCGACGCCTTCGTGGCGGCCCGGGCGGAACTCGACGTCTGAGGCGACCCGGACCTCTTGCGATAATCGTTCGCATGATCGAAGCGCGGCGGCTGCACATCCTCCGTGCGGTGGCCGACCACCGCACGGTGACGGCCGCTGCCGCCGCGCTCTACCTCACCCCCTCCGCGGTGTCCCAGCAGCTCACCGCGCTGGAACAGGAGACCGGCCACCGGCTCGTCGAGCGTGGCGCCAAGGGCGTACGGCTCACTCCCGCCGGCGAGATCCTGCTCAGCCACACCCATGCCGTCCTGGCGCAGCTGGAGCGCGCCGAGGCCGAGCTGGCGGCCTACGGCGCGGGCTCGGCGGGCACGGTGACGCTGGCTTCCTTCGCCACCGGCATCGGTCTGGTCGTCGCCCCCGCGCTGGCCAGGCTCGCCCGCAGCGCGCCCGGCATCCGCATCCGCGTGCAGGACGCGGAGGGCGACGAGAGTCTGCCGATGGTCCTCGACCGGCAGGTCGACGTGGCGGTCGCCGTGGAGTACCGGGGCGCGCCGGACGCCGACGATCCCCGGCTGACGCACATCCCGCTCTACGCCGAGCCCTTCGACGCCGTCGTACCGGTCACCCACCGCCTGGCCGACACCCCGGAAGTCCCGCTCGCCGAACTGGCCAAGGACCCGTGGATCGGCCCCTATCCCGGCAACCCCTGCCATGACGTGGTGGTCCTTGCCTGCGAGCACGCCGGGTTCCAGCCCCGCCTCGAGCACTCCTCGGACGACTTCCGGGCGGTCGTCGCCCTCGCCTCGGCGGACGCGGGGGTGGCGCTGGTGCCCCGCTCGGCCCTGCGCGGCATGGATCTCACCGGCGTGGTGGTCCGTCCGGTCGACGGTGTCGCGCCCACACGCCGGGTCTTCGCGGCCGTGCGCCGGGGCGCGGAGGAGCACCCCCTGATCCGACCGGTGCTGGACGCGCTGACGGAGGCGGCGACGGCGGACTGACGGGCGCCCCCCGTCTCCGGGGAATCCGGAAAAACCCAGGCGCTCACAGCACTCTCCTGTCTCTCAAATTTGGGATAACATCCCGTTTATGGGAATGGGAAACGATCTCATCGACTCCGTCGACGCGAGGCTGGCGGCCCGTCTCGCCGCGCTACGGGCCGAACGCGGCTGGTCGCTGGACGAGCTGTCCGAGCGCAGCGGCATCAGCCGCTCGACCCTGTCCCGTGCCGAACGCGCCGAGACCAGCCCCACCGCCGCGCTGCTGAACCGGCTGTGCGCCGTCTACGGCCACACGATGTCCCGGCTGCTCAGTGAGGTGGAGGCGGAGCCCGCGCAGGTCGTCCGCGCCGCCGACCAGTTGGTGTGGCAGGACGCGGCGTCCGGCTTCGTGCGACGGTCCGTCTCCCCTCCGCACCCCGGACTGCGCGGCGAACTCGTCGAGGGACGGCTCACGGCGGGAGCCGACATCGCCTACGACCGGCCGCCCGTGCCAGGGCTCGAGCAGCACATCTGGGTCCTTGACGGAACGCTGCAGGTGACCGCACAGGACGTCGAACACCGCCTCGGCGCCGGCGACTGCCTGCGGATGCGGGTCTGGGGGCCGACGCGGTTCCGCTGTCCGGGACCGGACGATGTGCGATACACGCTGGTGGTGGTGCTCCCGTGACCGTGATCGACAGACTCGGCGGGGACGAGG of Streptomyces cynarae contains these proteins:
- a CDS encoding roadblock/LC7 domain-containing protein: MASEAPTAQAHDLDWLMSGLVQRVPHTTSAVLLSCDGLVKAGHGLDPDGADHMAALASGLYALGRSAGVRFGDGGDVRQVVVELDATLLFVTTAGSGTCLAVLADREADAAVLGYEMAMLVKSVRPYLTTAPRRSVEQSTATRP
- a CDS encoding DUF742 domain-containing protein, yielding MTTAGDGPWLDDAAGRLVRPYTISNGRTRPTAALDLLSQVRATGSTPLGPLGPEHAQALGLCRSAVPVAEVAAHLRLPAAVTKVLLSDLVDCGALTTKPPAHHHNPTDRSLLEAVLDGLRRQL
- a CDS encoding GTP-binding protein codes for the protein MDYDDSSDPFPTALKILVAGGFGVGKTTFVGAVSEIAPLSTEELLTTAGAATDRLDGIEGKVETTVAMDFGRITLDPKHVLYLFGTPGQERFWFMWDELSEGALGAVIIADTRRLEDCFAAVDFFERRGLGFIVAVNEFDGAHRYDPQEVRAALDLDPGVPVARCDARISSSGIQTLLTLVRHLLAQTPAPATSRGARA
- a CDS encoding GAF domain-containing protein, yielding MRLSRLLLTPQDVDAPERVRRLRRLGLGERAEPEFDAFADRLAGLAEVPYAMVTFVQEHRQYFAGLHQPDDRPLTAPADPDGESGEPARHLGREYGFCPHVVVRRKALVLEDVRDYSRFAGNPLVDEAGVRSYLGAPLMDGTGIALGTVCALDVRPRPWGRAGLDTIKSLAAELAERITVRERGDAERA
- the tdh gene encoding L-threonine 3-dehydrogenase is translated as MKALVKDKAEPGLRLMDVPEPAVGPGEVLIKVLRTGICGTDLHIRAWDGWARQAIRTPLVVGHEFVGEVVATGRDVTDVGVGDRVSGEGHLVCGKCRNCLAGRRHLCRATVGLGVGRDGAFAEFVVLPATNVWVHRVPVDLDVAAIFDPFGNAVHTALSFPLVGEDVLITGAGPIGLMAAAVARHAGARNVVITDVSEERLDLARKIGVSLALNVSEVTIADGQRELGLREGFDIGLEMSGRPEAMRDMIANMTHGGRIAMLGLPSQEFPVDWARIVTSMITIKGIYGREMFETWYAMSVLLEGGLDLSPVITGRYDYRDHEAAFADAASGRGGKIILDWTA
- a CDS encoding glycine C-acetyltransferase — encoded protein: MFDSVRDDLRATLDEIRAAGLHKPERVIGTPQSATVGVTAGGRPGEVLNFCANNYLGLADHPEVITAAHAALDRWGYGMASVRFICGTQEVHKELEARLSAFLGQEDTILYSSCFDANGGVFETLLGEQDAVISDALNHASIIDGIRLSKARRFRYANRDLADLERQLKEATEGGARRKLIVTDGVFSMDGYVAPLREICDLADRYDAMVMVDDSHAVGFVGPGGRGTPELHGVMDRVDIVTGTLGKALGGASGGYVAARAEIVALLRQRSRPYLFSNTLAPVIAAASLKVLDLLESAGDLREKLNENTALFRRRMTEEGFDILPGDHPIAPVMIGDAAKAGRLAELLLERGVYVIGFSYPVVPQGQARIRVQLSAAHSTDDVHRAVDAFVAARAELDV
- a CDS encoding LysR family transcriptional regulator, with amino-acid sequence MIEARRLHILRAVADHRTVTAAAAALYLTPSAVSQQLTALEQETGHRLVERGAKGVRLTPAGEILLSHTHAVLAQLERAEAELAAYGAGSAGTVTLASFATGIGLVVAPALARLARSAPGIRIRVQDAEGDESLPMVLDRQVDVAVAVEYRGAPDADDPRLTHIPLYAEPFDAVVPVTHRLADTPEVPLAELAKDPWIGPYPGNPCHDVVVLACEHAGFQPRLEHSSDDFRAVVALASADAGVALVPRSALRGMDLTGVVVRPVDGVAPTRRVFAAVRRGAEEHPLIRPVLDALTEAATAD
- a CDS encoding helix-turn-helix domain-containing protein, which encodes MGMGNDLIDSVDARLAARLAALRAERGWSLDELSERSGISRSTLSRAERAETSPTAALLNRLCAVYGHTMSRLLSEVEAEPAQVVRAADQLVWQDAASGFVRRSVSPPHPGLRGELVEGRLTAGADIAYDRPPVPGLEQHIWVLDGTLQVTAQDVEHRLGAGDCLRMRVWGPTRFRCPGPDDVRYTLVVVLP